Proteins from a single region of Synchiropus splendidus isolate RoL2022-P1 chromosome 3, RoL_Sspl_1.0, whole genome shotgun sequence:
- the LOC128755555 gene encoding E3 ubiquitin/ISG15 ligase TRIM25-like, with product MEARAEVLSCSICLELLKDPVTLNCGHSFCQVCVKGYWDSEGERNICQCPQCRRTFRRRPVLQKNVMLAELVEELQKTGLQAADLCYAGPEDVACDSCTGRKLKALKSCLVCLTSYCEQHLQPHLEAPAFRRHKLVQPSKQLQEILCPQHDKVKEIFCRTDQQVICQLCAVDQHKDHHIVSAAAERRERAKEVDQSRGRIQQRIQDREEELKMLQQEQKIIRDSADKAVKDSQETLQQLIQNLQRRMSDVEQQIRSRQKTEAAGVRGLQEQLEQEIAELKKKDAELQQLSLTDSHLVFLQNWSSLSEVLSKEPLTGRCYWEVERRGEVAVAVSYKNISRSGRESQFGDNDKSWALWCRDSGCSFTHNIITTDLSTVPPYRLGVYLDHSAGLLSFYSVSETMTLLHRVHTTFTQPLHAGLEVWSSSCEILKLN from the exons ATGGAGGCCAGAGCTGAAGTTCTCTCCTGTTCCATCTGTCTGGAGCTACTGAAGGATCCAGTCACTCTCAACTGTGGACACAGCTTCTGTCAGGTCTGTGTTAAAGGTTACTGGGActcagaaggtgagaggaacATCTGCCAGTGTCCTCAGTGCAGACGGACCTTTAGACGGAGGCCTGTCCTGCAGAAGAATGTCATGTTAGCAGAGttagtggaggagctgcagaagactggactccaagctgctgacctctgctatgCTGGACCTGAAGATGTGGCCTGTGACTCCTGCACTGGGAGGAAGCTGAAAGCCCTCAAGTCCTGTCTGGTGTGTCTGACCTCTTACTGTGAGCAACACCTCCAGCCTCATCTAGAAGCTCCGGCCTTCAGGAGACACAAGCTGGTCCAGCCGtccaagcagctccaggagaTCCTCTGCCCTCAACACGATAAGGTGAAGGAGATCTTCTGTCGTACTGATCAGCAGGTCATCTGTCAACTCTGTGCTGTggaccaacacaaagaccaccacattgtctcggccgcagcagagagaagagagcgagcgaaagaggtggatcagagtcgaggaaggatccagcagaggatccaggaccgagaggaagagctgaagatgcttcagcaggagcagaagatcatcagagactctgctgataaagcagtgaaggacagtcaggagaccctccagcagctgatccagaacctccagagaagaatgtctgatgtggagcagcagatcagatccCGGCAGAAGACTGAAGCCGCTGGAGTCCGAGGacttcaggagcagctggagcaggagatcgctgagctgaagaagaaagatgctgagctgcagcagctgtcactcaccgacagtcacttggtctttctccagaactggtcctcactctcagag GTCCTGAGTAAAGAGCCTCTGACTGGAcgttgttactgggaggtggagaggagaggagaggttgCAGTAGCTGTCTCATACAAGAACATCAGCAGATCAGGACGAGAAAGTCAATTTGGAGATAATGACAAATCTTGGGCTTTATGGTGTCGGGACTCTGgttgttcattcacacacaacatCATCACAACTGACCTCTCCACAGTTCCACCCTACAGACTGGgagtgtacctggatcactcTGCAGGTCTTCTGTCCTTCTACAGCGTCTCTGAAACCAtgaccctcctccacagagtccacaccaccttcactcagcctctacATGCTGGGCTTGAGGTCTGGTCCTCCTCATGTGAgatcctgaagctgaactaA
- the LOC128755212 gene encoding tripartite motif-containing protein 16-like, translating to MEARVDLKRDSFCCSICLDLLKDPVALPCGHSFCQVCVEGYWDSEGERNICQCPQCRRTFRLRSLLQKNVMLAELVEELQKTGLQAADLCYAGPEDVACDSCTGRKLKALKSCLVCLTSYCEQHLQPHLEAPAFRRHKLVQPSKQLQEILCPQHDEEKKLFCRTDQQVICHLCAEDQHKDHHIVSAAAERREREKEVDQSRERIQQRIQEREEELEMLQQEQKTIRDSAGKAVKDSQETLQQLIQNLQRRMSDVEQQIRSRQKTEAARVQGLQDQLEQEISELKKKDAELQQLSLTDSHLVFLQNVSSLSEVSEDTLSSRTHVHPHCCFEEVAAAVSASTERLQDLLRDTCTNISLMLGGEPKTRAEFLRFSRDITLDSNTIDSQKLMLLFEGNRKVSDTWLKVPCHDPGRFTDYKQVLSKEPLTGRCYWEVEWTGGVAVAVSYESISRSGRESGFGYNDKSWSLDCHSSGCSFTHNSIRAKVSTAPPSRMGVYLDHSAGRLSFYSVSKTMTLLHRVHTTFTQPLHAGVGVGVGLWFRSSSCEILKLN from the coding sequence ATGGAGGCCAGAGTTGATCTGAAGAGAGACTCCTTCTGCTGTTCCATCTGTCTGGATCTACTGAAGGACCCAGTTGCTCTTCCCTGTGGACACAGCTTCTGTCAGGTCTGTGTTGAAGGTTACTGGGActcagaaggtgagaggaacATCTGCCAGTGTCCTCAGTGCAGACGGACCTTCAGACTGAGGTCTCTCCTGCAGAAGAATGTCATGTTAGCAGAGttagtggaggagctgcagaagactggactccaagctgctgacctctgctatgCTGGACCTGAAGATGTGGCCTGTGACTCCTGCACTGGGAGGAAGCTGAAAGCCCTCAAGTCCTGTCTGGTGTGTCTGACCTCTTACTGTGAGCAACACCTCCAGCCTCATCTAGAAGCTCCAGCCTTCAGGAGACACAAGCTGGTCCAGCCGtccaagcagctccaggagaTCCTCTGCCCTCAACACgatgaggagaagaagctgttctgtcgtactgatcagcaggtcatctgtcacctctgtgctgaggaccaacacaaagaccaccacattgtctcggccgcagcagagagaagagagcgagagaaagaggtggATCAGAGTCGAGAAAGGATCCAGCAGAGGatccaggagagagaggaagagctggagatgCTTCAGCAGGAGCAAAAGACCATCAGAGACTCTGCTGGTAAAGCAGTGAAGGACAGTCAGGAGACCCTCCAGCAGCTGATCCAGAACCTCCAGAGAAGAATGtctgatgtggagcagcagatcagatcTCGGCAGAAGACTGAAGCCGCTCGAGTACAAGGACTTCAGgaccagctggagcaggagatctCTGAGCTAAAGaagaaagatgctgagctgcagcagctgtcactcaccgacagtcacttggtctttctccagaacgtgtcctcactctcagaggtcagtgaagacacgctctcctccaggacccacgtccatcctcactgctgctttgaGGAAGTGGCAGCAGCCGTGTCAGCCAGCACAGAGCGACTCCAGGACCTTCTGAGAGACACCTGCACCAACATCTCACTGATGCTCGGAGGAGAGCCCAAGACCAGAGCTGAGTTCCTCAGGTTCTCACGGGACATCACTCTGGATTCAAACACTATAGACTCACAGaagttgatgttgttgtttgaaGGAAACAGAAAAGTGAGCGACACGTGGCTAAAGGTTCCTTGTCATGATCCAGGCAGATTCACTGATTACAAACAGGTCCTGAGTAAAGAGCCTCTGACTGGAcgttgttactgggaggtggagtggacaGGTGGAGTTGCAGTAGCAGTCTCATACGAGAGCATCAGCAGATCAGGACGAGAAAGTGGATTTGGATATAATGACAAATCTTGGTCCTTAGATTGTCACAGCTCTGgttgttcattcacacacaacagcatcaGAGCTAAAGTCTCCACAGCTCCACCCTCCAGAATGGgagtgtacctggatcactcTGCAGGTCGTCTGTCCTTCTACAGCGTCTCTAAAACCAtgaccctcctccacagagtccacaccaccttcactcagcctctacATGCTGGGGTCGGGGTTGGGGTCGGGCTTTGGTTCAGGTCCTCCTCATGTGAgatcctgaagctgaactaA
- the LOC128755991 gene encoding stonustoxin subunit beta-like produces MVCESVRKLFHQVIDDIRTLYENVTSDTFADRYLHRQFGSGQRQRERVDGATAPPGDCQSVVSETEARVDLKRDSLSCSICSQHDKVKETFCRTEQAAAVSASRERLQDLLRDTCTNISLMLGGEPKTRAEFLRFSRDITLDPNTAHAELLLSEGNRKVTYLWKDQSPPHHPDRFTDYFQVLSKEPLTGRCYWEVEWTGEVAVAVSYKSISRSGGESEFGYNDKSWSLYCHSSGCSFTHNSIRTQVPTAPPSRVGVYLDHSAGLLSFYSISETMTLLHRVHTTFTQPLHAGVEVWSSSCEILKLN; encoded by the exons ATGGTGTGTGAATCGGTCAGGAAACTGTTCCACCAAGTCATCGACGATATTCgcaccttatatgagaatgtgac GTCGGACACGTTTGCGGACAGGTACCTGCACCGGCAGTTCGGAAGCggacagagacagagggagCGAGTTGACGGtgccacagcgccccctggtgattg CCAGTCAGTCGTCAGTGAAACGGAGGCCAGAGTTGATCTGAAGAGAGACTCCTTGTCCTGTTCCATCTGCTCTCAACACGATAAGGTGAAGGAGACTTTCTGTCGTACTGAGCAGGCAGCAGCCGtgtcagccagcagagagcGACTCCAGGACCTTCTGAGAGACACCTGCACCAACATCTCACTGATGCTCGGAGGAGAGCCCAAGACCAGAGCTGAGTTCCTCAGGTTCTCACGGGACATCACTCTGGATCCAAACACTGCTCACGCAGAGTTGTTGTTgtctgaaggaaacaggaaagtgACTTATTTGTGGAAAGATcagtctcctcctcatcatccagacAGATTCACTGACTATTTTCAGGTCCTGAGTAAAGAGCCTCTGACTGGAcgttgttactgggaggtggagtggacaGGAGAAGTTGCAGTAGCTGTCTCATACAAGAGCATCAGCAGATCAGGAGGAGAAAGTGAATTTGGATATAATGACAAATCTTGGTCTCTATATTGTCACAGCTCTGgttgttcattcacacacaacagcatcaGAACTCAAGTCCCCACAGCTCCACCCTCCAGAGTGGgagtgtacctggatcactcTGCAGGTCTCCTGTCCTTCTACAGCATCTCTGAAACCAtgaccctcctccacagagtccacaccaccttcactcagcctctacATGCTGGGGTCGAGGTCTGGTCCTCCTCATGTGAgatcctgaagctgaactaA